GACTGCCGTGCCCGGTCTGGCGGCCAAGAACCGACTCGACATCGACCTCATCGTCGTGGACCCGGCAGACGAAGATGCATACGTGCCTCCACTGGAAGCCGCTGGCTACTTCCTACGCACCCGTGACCCTGACTGGTACCAGCACCGATGCCTCTGGACCCACGACCATGGCGTCAATCTGCATGTCTTCGGCCCTGACTGCGATGAGCACCTCCGACACCTGATCCTCAGGGACTGGCTTCGCGCCCACCCTGAGGACCGCGACCGCTACGCAGCCGAGAAGCACCGAATCGCCCAAGAGCACCCCATGGACATGGCGCTCTACGTTCAAGCAAAGACAACCATCATCATCGACATCCTCAAGCGCTGCGGACTGCGCTGAACAGCAGCGAAACTGCTGCCTCGCCATCCCGTCTGCCATCGACCCGCCCAACTGGGGAGCGGGCCGCCGCCCGGCCCGCCACGTCATCCATGAAGGAGCGGGGCCGGTCAAGGCTGGGGGTTTGACCTGCTGACACTCTTTTGCCCGTCTTCCGGTATGGGTTCGAGGCAGGCGTGTGTGCGGCGTCGGGGTCAAGGCTGGGCCGTAGGCCCACCCCGGCAGGGGCTTGGCCTTGACGCCGGCGCCGTGGACGCCATCGTGGTGATGCCGGAAGCGGCGTTGTGGGTGTGGTCGCGTCGCCAGGTCCCGACCGATGTCGGAGGGGCAGGCCGAGGGTTCGGCTGCCGGTCATCCATTCGCCCCGCGGGTTCGGGGGCATGGTGGTGTGCGACCGTGACCGGACGGGGTCAATCAAGCGGGCGGCCTCGCCGTCGGCCGACGGGGGCCAGACGTGGCACGACCTCGCGTCCGGTCACGTCCGAACCTGCTCACGCCGCCGCCTTGGCCGGTGCGAGGGCACGGATGTGTCCGTCGCGCAGGCCGTAGTAGACGAGGGTGAGCAG
The window above is part of the Micromonospora inositola genome. Proteins encoded here:
- a CDS encoding GrpB family protein; translated protein: MRIPPLPKASLDLTGDKAAKRAVGNRPANVTSPITIDAYNPEWPTMFAKEEAAIRAALGSRALAVEHVGSTAVPGLAAKNRLDIDLIVVDPADEDAYVPPLEAAGYFLRTRDPDWYQHRCLWTHDHGVNLHVFGPDCDEHLRHLILRDWLRAHPEDRDRYAAEKHRIAQEHPMDMALYVQAKTTIIIDILKRCGLR